A window of the Amycolatopsis solani genome harbors these coding sequences:
- a CDS encoding sugar-binding transcriptional regulator, with translation MSTSNKPVSLTEAILLATVARRFYVQGRSKLEIADEFGVSRFKVARMLDTAMESGLVRVEFALPAPVDLALSDEVRAAYGLERALVLERSTEREPREVVRAKIGALAARLLEEIATPSDVIGLSWARSVNAMTEAIRTMPRCPVVQLCGVQAGMDMRGRSVETVSRVTAVSGGDAYPIFGPLVLPDRRTTETLRRQPGIAETFGQFRNLTKAVVSIGAWQPGESTVYDALDEAERAAIAARGATAEVAARLFDAAGNALSTGLAHHVLAISHEELTAVPEVIALGYGKPKAAAVEAVLRSGMVSTLITDAAAAVPLLALAAKNPVVSV, from the coding sequence ATGAGCACGTCCAACAAGCCCGTCTCGCTGACCGAAGCGATACTGCTCGCGACCGTCGCGCGGCGCTTCTACGTGCAGGGACGCTCCAAGCTGGAGATCGCCGACGAGTTCGGCGTCAGCCGGTTCAAGGTCGCGCGGATGCTCGACACCGCCATGGAGTCCGGGCTCGTCCGAGTGGAGTTCGCGCTGCCCGCACCGGTCGACCTCGCCCTGTCCGACGAGGTGCGCGCGGCGTACGGCCTGGAGCGAGCCCTCGTGCTCGAACGCTCAACCGAGCGTGAGCCGCGGGAGGTCGTCCGCGCGAAGATCGGGGCGCTGGCCGCCCGGCTGCTGGAGGAGATCGCGACCCCGTCCGACGTCATCGGGTTGTCGTGGGCGCGCTCGGTCAACGCGATGACCGAGGCGATCCGCACGATGCCGCGCTGCCCGGTCGTCCAGCTGTGCGGGGTGCAGGCGGGGATGGACATGCGCGGGCGCTCGGTGGAGACGGTCAGCCGCGTGACGGCGGTGTCCGGCGGCGACGCCTACCCGATCTTCGGCCCGCTGGTGCTGCCCGACCGCCGCACGACGGAGACGCTGCGCCGGCAGCCGGGGATCGCGGAGACGTTCGGGCAGTTCCGGAACCTGACCAAGGCGGTGGTCAGCATCGGCGCGTGGCAGCCGGGCGAGTCGACGGTGTACGACGCCCTGGACGAGGCCGAGCGCGCGGCGATCGCGGCCCGCGGAGCGACGGCGGAGGTGGCCGCGCGGCTGTTCGACGCGGCCGGGAACGCGTTGTCGACCGGGCTGGCGCACCACGTGCTGGCGATCAGCCACGAGGAGCTGACGGCGGTGCCGGAGGTGATCGCGCTGGGCTACGGCAAACCGAAGGCGGCGGCGGTGGAAGCGGTGCTGCGGTCCGGGATGGTCTCGACGCTGATCACCGACGCGGCCGCCGCGGTCCCCTTGCTGGCGCTGGCGGCCAAGAACCCCGTCGTGAGTGTTTAG
- a CDS encoding winged helix-turn-helix transcriptional regulator: protein MDFLADCRTRLAFDLVANTWHPVVLWALRHGPRRHADLRREIGGISAKVLTEALRRLETDGLLERREGAYALTPLGSSFLEPIEGFGRWAAEHGDAVVAAQNRARSA from the coding sequence ATGGACTTCCTCGCCGACTGCCGGACGCGGCTCGCGTTCGACCTGGTCGCCAACACCTGGCACCCGGTGGTGCTCTGGGCCCTGCGCCACGGCCCGCGGCGGCACGCCGACCTGCGGCGCGAGATCGGCGGGATCAGCGCCAAGGTGCTCACGGAAGCCCTGCGGCGCCTGGAGACGGACGGCCTTCTCGAACGCCGTGAAGGCGCGTACGCGCTTACGCCGCTGGGATCGAGCTTCCTGGAGCCGATCGAGGGCTTCGGCCGCTGGGCCGCGGAACACGGCGACGCCGTCGTCGCCGCTCAAAACCGAGCACGATCAGCGTGA
- a CDS encoding NADPH-dependent F420 reductase has translation MRIGIFGTGGMADVLGTQWARAGHELSVSGRSDPAELAARLGATPGSWRETAEFADVLLLAVPAAAIGEVVAAAGPLAGKVLVDCTNDPALTGAPVASRIDTDAHVVKAFNLAHVDVWRMTPPSFGGRPLSVPLCGDDPAALEAVSTLVRDIGAKPVLAGGLDRAALLEATAAFVIGLWFAGEDAQAILTPAG, from the coding sequence ATGCGGATCGGGATCTTCGGCACGGGCGGGATGGCGGACGTGCTCGGCACGCAGTGGGCGCGGGCCGGGCACGAGCTGAGCGTGAGCGGCCGGTCCGACCCCGCCGAGCTGGCCGCACGGCTCGGCGCTACGCCCGGATCGTGGCGCGAGACGGCGGAGTTCGCGGACGTACTGCTCTTGGCGGTCCCGGCTGCCGCGATCGGCGAGGTCGTGGCGGCGGCGGGCCCGCTCGCCGGGAAGGTGCTGGTGGACTGCACCAACGACCCGGCGCTGACCGGCGCGCCGGTGGCGTCGCGGATCGACACGGACGCCCACGTGGTGAAGGCGTTCAACCTCGCGCACGTCGACGTCTGGCGCATGACCCCACCGTCGTTCGGCGGCCGCCCGCTGTCGGTCCCGCTGTGCGGCGACGACCCGGCGGCGCTCGAAGCGGTGAGCACGCTGGTCCGCGACATCGGCGCGAAGCCGGTGCTCGCGGGCGGCCTCGACCGCGCGGCCCTCCTGGAGGCCACGGCGGCGTTCGTCATCGGGTTGTGGTTCGCGGGCGAGGACGCGCAGGCGATCCTCACTCCCGCGGGCTGA